In the genome of Roseovarius sp. Pro17, the window CCTTTTCATCACCAGACCCAATTCCGACCTTGCGCCGGTTTATAGCACGTAGCGCGACAGATCGGTGGATTTCACCAGTTCGCCCAGGTTCTTGTCAACAAAGGCCTGATCTACGGTCACAGCCTCACCCGCACGATCTGGCGCGTTGAAGCTGAGCTCCTCAAACACCCGCTCCATCACCGTATAAAGGCGCCGCGCGCCAATGTTTTCGACCGATGAATTCACCTCGGCGGCGATATGCGCGAGGGCCCTGATGCCGTCTTCGGTAAAGTCGACGGTCACCTCTTCGGTGCCCATCAGGGCAGTGTATTGACGTGTCAGGGCGTTGTCGGTTTCCGTCAGGATGCGCACGAAATCCTCTTCGGTCAGCGCGCGCAGTTCGACCCGGATGGGCAGGCGACCCTGAAGTTCGGGCAGCAGGTCCGACGGCTTGGCGATGTGGAACGCGCCCGATGCGATGAAAAGGATGTGATCGGTTTTCACGGCGCCGTATTTGGTGCTGACGCTGGTGCCTTCGATCAGTGGCAGCAGGTCGCGCTGAACGCCCTCGCGGCTGACCTCGCCGCCGCGGGCGTCGTTTCGCGCGCAGACCTTGTCGATCTCGTCGAGGAAAACGATGCCGTTCTGCTCGACCGCTTCCAGCGCGGCGCGGTTGACTGTTTCGTCGTCCAATAGCTTGTCGGCCTCTTCGCCGATCAAAATATCGTAGCTGTCGGCGACGGTCGTCTTGCGCTTTACCGTGCGCCCGCCGAACGCCTTGCCGAAGATATCGCCGAGGTTCATCATCCCCATCTGACCGCCTCCGGGCTGGCCGGGAATGTCCATCATTCCCATCGGGTTCGAGTTGTCGGCGACGTCGAGTTCGATGATCGTATCGTCCAGCTCGCCTGATTTCAGCTTCTTGCGGAACAAGTCGCGCGTTCCTTCGCGGGCATCCTCGCCGGCGATGGCGGTGATGACGCGTTCCTCGGCGGCGGTGCGGGCGGCAGCGGTGACATCCTCGCGCATCTGCTCGCGGATCATGGCGACGGCGCTATCCATCAGATCGCGAATGATCTGCTCGACGTCGCGGCCGACATAGCCGACCTCGGTGAATTTCGTCGCCTCAATCTTGATAAAGGGCGCGCGGGCAAGTTTCGCGAGGCGGCGGCTGATCTCGGTCTTGCCGACGCCGGTGGGGCCGATCATCAGGATGTTCTTGGGATAAACCTCATCGCGAAGATCTGCGCTTAGCTGCCTGCGCCGCCACCGGCTACGCAGTGCGACGGCGACGGCACGCTTGGCGTCCTTTTGCCCAATGATAAAGCGATCCAACTCGCTGACGATTTCGCGGGGGGTGAGGTCGGTCATAGGGATCCTTTCGACGGCTTACTTGCTGATCGTCTCAACCGTCAGGTTGCCATTGGTGTAGACACATATGTCGGCGGCAATAGCCATGGCGGCGCGCGCGATTGCCTCGGCATCCCGGTCCGTGTCCATCATGGCGCGCGCGGCGGCGAGGGCGTAATTGCCACCCGATCCGATCGCCGTCACGTCGTGCTCGGGCTCTAGCACGTCGCCTGCACCCGTGATGACCAGCAGATCGCTGCCATCGGTGACAATCAGCATAGCCTCCAGTTTTTGCAGGTATTTATCTGTGCGCCAATCCTTGGCCAGTTCGACGCTGGCGCGCTGGAGTTGTCCGGGGGTCGCCTCCAGCTTGGATTCCAGCCGCTCAAGCAGGGTAAAGGCATCGGCGGTGGACCCGGCAAAGCCTGCGACCACGTCAAAGCCGCCGGGGCTAAGGCGGCGCACCTTGCGCGCAGTGCCTTTGATCACGGTCTGGCCCAGACTGACCTGACCGTCGCCCGCGATTACCACCTCGCCTCCCTTGCGCACACCGATGATGGTGGTGCCGTGCCAGCCGGGGAATTGATCGCTTGCCATGCTCGTCGCTCCTCGTGTCTTTGCGCCTATATGGAAGCGCTGCCGCCTAAGCGCAAGTTTTCGCGGCGCCAGCAAAAAGGGCGCCGGATGGGGCGCCCTCTGATACATTCAGCGGCCAGCGGCCTCAGATCGCGTCTTCGATCCATTTTTGCAGCGCGGCCTTAGGCTTGGCGCCCGAGAGGTTTGAAACCACTTCGCCGTCCTTAAAGATGAATAGCGCTGGGATCCCGCGCACACCCAGACTGGTTGCCATGCTCTGATTGCTGTCGATGTCGACCTTGACCACCTTGACCTTGCCCTCCATTTCGCTGGAGATTTCTTCCAGAGCCGGGCCGATCTGCTTGCAGGGTCCGCACCATTCTGCCCAGAAATCCACCACGACGGGGATGTCGGAATTCTTCACTTCGGCGTCGAACGTCTCGTCTGTGACGGCTACGGTTGCCATTGCATTCTCCTGCGTTTGGGTTCCCAGAATACCTAAGTAGCGTGACCGCAGAGGTCAAGTTGCAGCAGCACGCCCCAGCGCAGTTGACACAAGATCGTGCGGCAGCGCCATAAGGGTGGCGGTGCGGGTCCACAGGATCGCCGTATCAATGCGCCGATCCGGATAGACCTGCGCGGCCATCGCGGCATAGGCACCCATTTGACGCAGCAGGCCCTCGGGGCAGGCGTCCAGCGTGTCGGGTACCACCGCGTTTGATTTGAAATCGACGATCAGGGCGGCACCGTCAGTCAGAATTAGCCGGTCGATCACACCATAAAGACGGCCAAGCTCTGGCAGATCGGCGGTGATACCCACCTCAGGAAGCGCGCCTGCGCCCCAAAGCGGCGCCAGCGGCGCGGCCAATATGGTATTCGCCGCCTCAGCCAGCAACTCATCCAGATCGAGCGCTAGGGGCAGGATGCGCGCGGCGGCGGCGTGCCAGTCGGCTTCGGGCAGGGTGGGCAGGAATTCGAGCAGCGCATGGATTTGGCTGCCGCGCAGCTTGGCCGCATCCTCGTCCTGACCGGGATCGCCGGGCAGCGCCTTGGCGCCGCCTAGGTCCGAGGGGCTGAGCGGAGCGGGCGCGTCGACCTGAATGGGGGCCTGTCTGTGGAAAAACGGGGCGAGGGGGGCGATTTGCTGCACCTCTTGCGGCGGCTTGGTCAATGTGGCGGATGTCCAGTCGCCCCGTTCCAGTCGCAGTCCATCACCGCCGTTAACCCTGTGCGGCAGCGCGCCCATGCGCGTCAGGCCAGCGTTGATTTTCTCATACCAGCTTTCGCCCTTGTCGCCCGGATCCTTGGCAGAGGCGACGATCAGCCACTTTTCGGCGCGGGTCATCGCGACATAGAGCAGGCGATCACGCTCGGCGCTCTGAGCTACTTTGATCCGGTCGATCACATTGCTTTGCGCGTCGGGCATCACGCCGGACTTGGCCCGCCACAGGGGCACTCCGCCCACGTCCAGCACTTGCGCGCGCACGTCATTCTTGCGCTTGCCCGTCTCGGGCAGGATCACGATCGGCGCTTCCAGCCCCTTGGCGCCATGCACGGTCATCACGCGGATGCGGTCGCCAGCCGCATCCATCTGGCGCTTGATCTCGAGGTCGTCGGTTTCCAGCCAGACCAGAAAGCCGGTGAGGCTATCGACCGCCTTCTGCTCATAGGCCAGCGCCTGAGACAAGAGCGCGTCGATGCCATCCTCGGCCTCGGCCCCGAGCCGGGCCAGAATGCGGCGTCGCCCGTCATGGCGCGTCAGGATCCGCTCGATCAGATCATAGGGGCGCAGGTAGTCCGCCTGCCCGCGCAAATCATCCAGAATCTCCATCGTGGCGGGAAATTCCGATGCCCGATTGCGCAACACCTCCCAAAGGTATTTTCGCCCGCGCCCCTGCGCCAGATCGTATAGCTGCGCCTCATCCCAGCCCAACAATGGCGAGCGCAGGGCGATTGCCAATGATAGATCGTCCTCGGGAGTCGACAGAAACGACAGGACCGCTGCCAGATCTTTGACCGCCAACTCGGCGGCGACCTTCATCCGGTCGGCGCCCGCGATGGGCAGATCGCGGGTTTTGCAGGCGCTGATGATCTCGTGAAAGATGTCGCTGCGCGATTGCACGAGGATCAGGAAGTCGCCCGCGTGAACAGGACGCATCCCATCTTTGTCCGGGATTGGCTGACCCGACCCGATCATATGCGCGATCGTGTCGGCGATCTGCGCGGCCAGGACGACGCTGGGATCGTCCTGAGCCTTGACGTCGACGGGCAAGTGCCATGGCGGCGTCTCGGGCGTCTCAAGCTCGGGGTTCACAGGCCACAGATCGACGCGGCCCGGCATATCGGGCCGGAAGGAAATGTGGCTCTGATCCGGGGTAAAGCCCGAATCTTCGAGTCCTCGAAAGGTGGCATCGACCACGTCCAGTATCGCACTGGACGAGCGGAACGAGTGTTCCAGCCGCTGACTTTGCAGCGGTGTTCCAGCGGCATCCAGACGCTCGGCAAAGTCGCGCTGCATCCGGTCAAACTCGCGCGGATCGGCGCCTTGGAACGAATAGATCGACTGCTTCTTGTCCCCGACTACAAAGATCGTGCGCTGCACATCGGGTCGCGCTCCCATCCCTGCGGTGAATTCCTGCGCGAGGCGGTCAATCACCTGCCATTGCACCGGGCTGGTATCTTGTGCCTCGTCGACCAGAATATGATCGATCCCGCCATCGAGCCGGAACAGCACCCAAGCCGCCACGTCCGAGCGGGTCAGCAACGCGCGGGCGCGCACGATCAGATCGTCGAAATCCAGCCAGCCGCGCAACTGCTTGGCCTTAGCATAGGCGGGCAGGAATACTTGCGCGAAATCTTGAAGCGCAACGCTCAGCTGCGTTGCTTGCAGTGCCAAGCGCTTGGGGCGGGCATCCTCGACGCGCTGCATCCA includes:
- the hslU gene encoding ATP-dependent protease ATPase subunit HslU is translated as MTDLTPREIVSELDRFIIGQKDAKRAVAVALRSRWRRRQLSADLRDEVYPKNILMIGPTGVGKTEISRRLAKLARAPFIKIEATKFTEVGYVGRDVEQIIRDLMDSAVAMIREQMREDVTAAARTAAEERVITAIAGEDAREGTRDLFRKKLKSGELDDTIIELDVADNSNPMGMMDIPGQPGGGQMGMMNLGDIFGKAFGGRTVKRKTTVADSYDILIGEEADKLLDDETVNRAALEAVEQNGIVFLDEIDKVCARNDARGGEVSREGVQRDLLPLIEGTSVSTKYGAVKTDHILFIASGAFHIAKPSDLLPELQGRLPIRVELRALTEEDFVRILTETDNALTRQYTALMGTEEVTVDFTEDGIRALAHIAAEVNSSVENIGARRLYTVMERVFEELSFNAPDRAGEAVTVDQAFVDKNLGELVKSTDLSRYVL
- the hslV gene encoding ATP-dependent protease subunit HslV — protein: MASDQFPGWHGTTIIGVRKGGEVVIAGDGQVSLGQTVIKGTARKVRRLSPGGFDVVAGFAGSTADAFTLLERLESKLEATPGQLQRASVELAKDWRTDKYLQKLEAMLIVTDGSDLLVITGAGDVLEPEHDVTAIGSGGNYALAAARAMMDTDRDAEAIARAAMAIAADICVYTNGNLTVETISK
- the trxA gene encoding thioredoxin, which codes for MGTQTQENAMATVAVTDETFDAEVKNSDIPVVVDFWAEWCGPCKQIGPALEEISSEMEGKVKVVKVDIDSNQSMATSLGVRGIPALFIFKDGEVVSNLSGAKPKAALQKWIEDAI
- the addA gene encoding double-strand break repair helicase AddA: MQHDDATLRQIAAARPDRSTWLSANAGSGKTRVLTDRVARLLLDGVDPQHILCLTYTKAAASEMQNRLFARLGEWAMLDSAKLVSELRQLGIEGVLDDTALRDARRLFARAIEAPGGLKIQTIHSFCASLLRRFPLEAGVSPQFVEMEERTAKLLRAEIVEQIAAGPHAAKLTALARHHTGETLDELTQEIASRAPMFERPWTEAGMANALGLWPDVTRASLEADVFVGGETALLGQLVTALTAGGPMDNRAADKLRRISSLGFDALAILESAFLTGPGSKAPFTVSSRFPTKPTRAALGQTVDLIDAWMQRVEDARPKRLALQATQLSVALQDFAQVFLPAYAKAKQLRGWLDFDDLIVRARALLTRSDVAAWVLFRLDGGIDHILVDEAQDTSPVQWQVIDRLAQEFTAGMGARPDVQRTIFVVGDKKQSIYSFQGADPREFDRMQRDFAERLDAAGTPLQSQRLEHSFRSSSAILDVVDATFRGLEDSGFTPDQSHISFRPDMPGRVDLWPVNPELETPETPPWHLPVDVKAQDDPSVVLAAQIADTIAHMIGSGQPIPDKDGMRPVHAGDFLILVQSRSDIFHEIISACKTRDLPIAGADRMKVAAELAVKDLAAVLSFLSTPEDDLSLAIALRSPLLGWDEAQLYDLAQGRGRKYLWEVLRNRASEFPATMEILDDLRGQADYLRPYDLIERILTRHDGRRRILARLGAEAEDGIDALLSQALAYEQKAVDSLTGFLVWLETDDLEIKRQMDAAGDRIRVMTVHGAKGLEAPIVILPETGKRKNDVRAQVLDVGGVPLWRAKSGVMPDAQSNVIDRIKVAQSAERDRLLYVAMTRAEKWLIVASAKDPGDKGESWYEKINAGLTRMGALPHRVNGGDGLRLERGDWTSATLTKPPQEVQQIAPLAPFFHRQAPIQVDAPAPLSPSDLGGAKALPGDPGQDEDAAKLRGSQIHALLEFLPTLPEADWHAAAARILPLALDLDELLAEAANTILAAPLAPLWGAGALPEVGITADLPELGRLYGVIDRLILTDGAALIVDFKSNAVVPDTLDACPEGLLRQMGAYAAMAAQVYPDRRIDTAILWTRTATLMALPHDLVSTALGRAAAT